A genomic region of Miscanthus floridulus cultivar M001 chromosome 3, ASM1932011v1, whole genome shotgun sequence contains the following coding sequences:
- the LOC136544527 gene encoding uncharacterized protein encodes MANPFDLNIRLEEDDGDVDLNEPILEDDTINGFDLNLPLDDFGAVDFDYLQNLPADDDDGNLALDLNEAENDDGDAGFDLNEPEDDEHGIEQHADQVNQPKHDYSDHVRQQVYQALLMRSKNGKLGKQDTTIVGAQFGVKIRSVQRIWKQDLGFFRAIQAIQYKKNAKTMQDLIPAVQQAFMEYSPQKANMIFVTLQTVLKEAMKIKGCNKIKIPHMNKQRLEREDRLPLKVPCEASLLAEALAALPA; translated from the exons ATGGCTAATCCATTTGATTTGAACATTCGTTTGGAAGAAGATGACGGCGACGTCGATCTCAATGAGCCAATATTGGAGGACGACACCATAAATG GGTTCGATTTGAACTTGCCATTAGATGATTTTGGTGCTGTCGATTTTGATTACCTACAAAACCTTCCTG CGGACGATGACGACGGCAACCTTGCCTTGGATCTCAACGAGGCTGAAAATGACGATGGCGACGCCGGCTTTGATCTGAACGAGCCTGAAGATGACGAGCATGGCATCG AACAACATGCCGATCAAGTAAATCAACCGAAGCATGACTATTCTGATCATGTTAGACAACAAGTGTACCAAGCATTGTTGATGAGAAGTAAGAATGGGAAACTAGGCAAGCAAGATACAACAATTGTTGGTGCTCAATTTGGAGTAAAGATTCGATCAGTTCAGCGCATATGGAAGCAAG ACTTGGGTTTTTTTCGTGCTATTCAAGCTATTCAATACaagaagaatgcaaaaacaatgcAAGATTTAATTCCAGCCGTGCAGCAG GCATTTATGGAGTACTCTCCACAGAAGGCAAATATGATCTTTGTGACACTACAAACTGTTTTGAAGGAAGCAATGAAGATAAAGGGTTGCAACAAAATCAAGATTCCTCACATGAATAAACAAAGACTAGAGAGGGAAGATAGGCTGCCATTGAAAGTCCCTTGTGAAGCTTCTTTGCTAGCCGAAGCACTAGCTGCTCTCCCTGCATGA
- the LOC136544526 gene encoding predicted GPI-anchored protein 58, which yields MEVAPGASASSPAPPGRGGEADLGPTVAPSGAEADTPEARALGKRAVSPVSSAVAAEPVAVEATPPALQRTKGAPGSVEDRPAPMDTDATPLPPPPPSWMRTEAMEAPAPMTADTAVSAAGISASAEAAMTEAGAPKTAEAMIAEAGAPEVATAIVMAARPSVQEAEM from the exons atggaggtggcgcccggggcgtcggcaagcagcccggcacccccgggaaggggaggagaagcagaCCTGGGGCCGACGGTGGCcccctccggggccgaggccgacacgcccgaggcgcgggcgttaggcaaacgtgccgtcagcccggtaagctcggcggtcgcggcggagccggtggcggtggaggcgacgccaccggccCTGCAGAGGACCAAAGGGGCGCCGGGTTCCgttgaggaccgaccggcgccgatggatacggatgcgacgccactgccgccgcctccgccgtcgtggatgag gactgaggcgatggaggccccGGCGCCCATGACCGCCGACACCGCAGTGTCCGCGGCTGGCAtttctgcgtctgccgaggccgcaatgacggaggccggagcccccaagaccgccgaggccatgattgcagaggctggagcccccgaggTTGCCACAGCCatcgtgatggcggcgaggccgtctgtgcaggaggcggagatgtag